The DNA region GCGACTTCTTCTGGATTAAAATCTCTGGTTCCTTTTGGTATGCTTGGTTTTTGTGCCATATTAACTTTCTGCTCTAGCAGAAATTTATTTTAATGATTATTTCTAATATACCTCACTTAGACAAGCTAAATGCGATAAATTGATTTATGTTTATCTTGTTAAAACAATAACAAAAATAGTAGTTTAGTTACAAATAACGAAAGTTAATTACTAGGATTAGTAGCTATTAATTTTTGACAATTTTAATTTATTAAATTGTTCATATACTCGTACAACTCGCCTTTTGTAATTATACTACCTTGTTGAATAAGTTTAAAAATGTCTTGATTTTTATCTTCTGTATAATCTTTTCGTGCTTGAGCAAATTCTACATTTTCATCCATTAAGTTATTACGTAACCATTCAAATCCTTCAGCTGTTGTAACATCTAGATTCTCTTTATTTATTTTTATACCTATAAGATGCATATGATCTTCGTTTAAGGCAAATAAATGGATGTTTT from Mesoflavibacter profundi includes:
- a CDS encoding DUF6495 family protein produces the protein MKYARLTKEQFEELHQEFINFLATQSITADEWQTIKTDKPEVAEQELDVFSDLVWEGVLTAAKYLEHISPQNIHLFALNEDHMHLIGIKINKENLDVTTAEGFEWLRNNLMDENVEFAQARKDYTEDKNQDIFKLIQQGSIITKGELYEYMNNLIN